Proteins from one Microbacterium faecale genomic window:
- a CDS encoding F510_1955 family glycosylhydrolase has product MKRSLLLATVTVTVLAAVATGCTATPLGNPDSAPRIDHIHGIAEDPRGDDLLVATHNGIFTLTPDGDISGPIGGHAFDAMGFTVSGDALFASGHPGEKTPAELGSPNLGIIRSDDYGDTWSPIALNGTTDFHILTAAPDGTLYGIPSSQVNLLTSTDEGNNWTERASLSAADLAVTESGLYAAAEEGVLFSSDGGNTFTPVDGTPVLYALEARTDGTLLGAGTDGVLWTEDENGTWHQLESLQGAVQALTVIDDRVILVDDRGIVEVSPDSTTVLSPAQ; this is encoded by the coding sequence ATGAAACGCTCACTCCTTCTCGCAACCGTCACCGTGACCGTCCTGGCGGCTGTCGCCACCGGATGCACCGCGACACCGCTCGGCAACCCGGACTCAGCTCCCCGCATCGACCACATCCACGGCATCGCTGAAGATCCCCGGGGCGATGATCTGCTGGTGGCCACGCACAACGGAATCTTCACTCTCACACCCGATGGGGATATCTCCGGCCCGATCGGCGGTCACGCCTTCGACGCCATGGGATTCACGGTCTCGGGAGACGCGCTGTTCGCCTCCGGGCATCCCGGCGAAAAGACCCCGGCCGAACTCGGATCGCCCAACCTCGGCATCATCCGCAGCGACGACTACGGGGACACTTGGTCGCCTATTGCTCTCAACGGAACCACCGACTTCCACATCCTCACCGCGGCCCCGGACGGCACCCTCTACGGCATCCCCTCTAGCCAAGTGAACCTGCTCACCAGCACAGACGAGGGAAACAACTGGACGGAGCGTGCATCCCTCAGCGCCGCTGATCTCGCGGTCACCGAATCCGGTTTGTACGCTGCAGCCGAAGAAGGCGTTCTTTTCAGCAGCGACGGCGGTAACACATTCACTCCAGTCGACGGAACACCTGTGCTCTACGCGCTGGAGGCTCGCACCGATGGCACTCTTCTCGGCGCCGGCACCGATGGCGTCCTGTGGACAGAGGATGAAAATGGAACCTGGCATCAGCTCGAATCGCTCCAAGGCGCCGTTCAAGCCCTCACTGTCATCGACGACCGCGTCATCCTCGTCGATGACCGGGGCATCGTTGAAGTCTCACCGGACAGCACCACTGTGCTGAGTCCCGCCCAATAA
- a CDS encoding DUF305 domain-containing protein produces MNKKIPVAVSTGVLTLALVLTGCADNSTAPSSESTSPSQSSSTSAANEADEMFVTMMIPHHEQAIEMADMLLAKDGADARVVELAEQIKAAQGPEIDKMLGWLEDWGVEYDPDSMGGMDHGSMGGDDSMMSEEDMTMLESADAVEANSLFLEQMIVHHEGAVDMAQTALDDAQNPDVLELAQQVIDDQTAEIATMQELLGQL; encoded by the coding sequence ATGAATAAGAAGATTCCCGTTGCTGTCAGTACGGGTGTACTGACCCTTGCGCTGGTTCTCACCGGCTGCGCTGACAACAGCACGGCACCGTCCAGCGAATCCACCTCCCCGTCTCAGTCGTCGTCGACTTCGGCAGCGAACGAGGCTGACGAGATGTTCGTCACGATGATGATCCCTCATCACGAGCAGGCGATCGAGATGGCCGACATGCTGCTCGCTAAAGACGGTGCCGACGCACGCGTGGTGGAACTTGCCGAGCAGATCAAGGCGGCGCAGGGCCCCGAGATCGACAAGATGCTTGGATGGCTCGAAGACTGGGGTGTGGAGTACGACCCCGACTCCATGGGAGGCATGGATCACGGTTCGATGGGCGGTGACGACAGCATGATGTCCGAAGAGGACATGACCATGTTGGAGAGCGCGGATGCTGTCGAGGCGAACAGCCTGTTCCTGGAGCAGATGATCGTGCACCACGAAGGCGCCGTCGACATGGCGCAGACGGCGCTTGATGATGCGCAGAACCCGGACGTCCTCGAGCTCGCGCAACAGGTGATCGACGACCAGACGGCGGAGATCGCCACGATGCAGGAACTCCTCGGCCAGCTGTAG
- a CDS encoding DUF6153 family protein, translating into MHVAVRGARPQLSLRALLMLGGATLMVIVGLLAMHTFTSEPAGHGSVGLTHSAAGEEHATAAASTVASESTACEGACHVSTGHGQGHNEMLTACVLALLAGLLLLLPPILIQRHGLPLHRAVSLVRWEAIGILPRAPSLTFLSISRT; encoded by the coding sequence ATGCACGTCGCAGTTCGTGGCGCACGTCCGCAGTTGTCGTTGCGCGCGTTGTTGATGCTCGGCGGGGCCACGCTGATGGTTATCGTCGGCTTGCTGGCGATGCACACCTTCACCTCCGAACCTGCGGGACACGGATCCGTCGGACTCACCCACTCCGCAGCTGGGGAGGAGCACGCCACCGCAGCGGCGTCAACCGTCGCGAGCGAGTCCACCGCATGTGAGGGTGCGTGTCATGTGAGCACCGGACATGGTCAGGGTCACAACGAGATGCTGACTGCGTGCGTGCTGGCGTTGCTTGCCGGTCTGCTTCTCCTCCTCCCTCCGATATTGATTCAGCGTCACGGGCTGCCCCTTCACCGTGCTGTAAGCCTGGTGAGGTGGGAAGCGATCGGGATCCTTCCCCGGGCACCCTCGCTGACGTTCCTTTCGATAAGTCGCACCTGA
- a CDS encoding YHS domain-containing protein, producing MSDSTGSCCSRNSHGSVDAEGRKDLLTPPAEDLAECPVMVGSTVIKADAEAAGLYRDYDGTRYYFCCAGCGPAFDADPAKYATAAA from the coding sequence ATGTCAGACTCCACTGGATCCTGCTGCAGCCGCAACAGCCACGGTTCCGTCGACGCCGAAGGACGCAAGGATCTCCTCACCCCGCCCGCGGAGGATCTCGCCGAATGTCCTGTGATGGTAGGCAGCACCGTCATCAAGGCGGATGCAGAAGCTGCCGGCTTGTACCGCGATTACGACGGCACCCGGTACTACTTCTGCTGCGCCGGATGCGGGCCCGCGTTCGACGCCGACCCGGCTAAGTACGCCACCGCTGCTGCCTGA
- a CDS encoding heavy metal translocating P-type ATPase, with product MSHSRNDGAEHTHAHHDHAASAPAVTTETDHDAHAGHQAMAHAPQSDAAAHSHRDHGSDNAPSGHNTHAGHGGHAGHGDHVGQFRRLFWIMLVLAVPTVALSGMFATILGYTIPDFGGLSWISPVLGTVMYIWGGKPFLVGAVGELRSRQPGMMLLIGLAITVAFIASWGATLGILHHELDFWWELALLIVIMLLGHWIEMRSLAQTTSALDSLAALLPDEAERVENDQVVTVSPTDLVVGDVVIVRPGGSVPADGRIVDGRASMDESMVTGESRTVERGSGDHVTAGTVATDSGLRVEITATGDDTTLAGIQRLVTQAQSSSSRAQRLADTAAGWLFWFALGAAAITAIVWTLIGLPDAAVIRTITVLVIACPHALGLAIPLVVSIATERAARGGVLVKDRLALESMRTVDTVLFDKTGTLTKGEPVVSEVSVADGADPDRVLALAAAAEADSEHPLAKAIVRAAADRKLTVPRSVDFTSSPAVGVTATVEGKIIRVGGPHLLTEENADELPVADQWRADGAIILHVIQDGRVVGALKLADEVRSESREAVDALHALGVQVVMITGDADAVARAVAQDLGIDRVFAGVRPEDKAAKVQQLQNEGRKVAMVGDGVNDAPALAQADVGLAIGAGTDVAIASAGVILASDDPRSVLSVIELSRASYRKMKQNLWWAAGYNIISVPLAAGVLAPIGFVLPMSVGAILMSLSTIVVALNAQLLRRLDLRPDTTTRVILNR from the coding sequence ATGAGCCATTCGCGTAACGACGGCGCGGAGCACACCCACGCCCACCACGACCACGCGGCGTCGGCCCCCGCAGTGACGACCGAAACTGACCACGATGCGCACGCGGGACATCAAGCAATGGCGCATGCACCGCAGTCAGACGCGGCCGCGCACAGTCATAGAGACCACGGAAGCGACAACGCGCCCTCCGGTCACAACACCCACGCTGGACACGGCGGTCATGCAGGCCATGGCGACCACGTCGGGCAGTTCCGTCGCCTGTTCTGGATCATGCTCGTCCTCGCCGTCCCCACGGTCGCACTGTCTGGCATGTTCGCCACGATCCTCGGCTACACGATCCCCGATTTCGGCGGACTGTCGTGGATATCGCCTGTACTGGGCACCGTCATGTACATCTGGGGCGGAAAGCCGTTCCTCGTCGGAGCGGTCGGCGAGCTCCGCTCGCGCCAGCCCGGCATGATGCTGCTCATCGGCCTGGCCATCACCGTCGCGTTCATTGCATCCTGGGGTGCAACCCTAGGCATCCTGCACCACGAACTGGACTTCTGGTGGGAGCTCGCCCTCCTCATCGTCATCATGCTTCTCGGGCACTGGATCGAGATGCGCTCCCTCGCCCAGACGACTTCCGCCCTGGACTCACTCGCCGCTCTTCTCCCGGATGAGGCAGAGCGCGTCGAGAATGACCAGGTTGTCACGGTCTCACCGACCGATCTCGTCGTCGGCGACGTCGTCATCGTACGGCCGGGTGGCAGCGTCCCCGCCGACGGGCGCATCGTCGACGGACGGGCCTCGATGGACGAGTCCATGGTCACGGGCGAGTCCCGCACCGTGGAACGCGGCAGCGGCGACCACGTCACAGCCGGCACCGTTGCCACCGATTCCGGGCTTCGCGTCGAGATCACCGCGACCGGCGACGACACGACCCTCGCCGGCATCCAACGTCTCGTCACCCAAGCGCAAAGCTCCTCGTCCCGCGCACAGCGCCTCGCGGACACCGCCGCCGGATGGCTGTTCTGGTTCGCCCTGGGTGCTGCGGCGATAACCGCGATCGTCTGGACGCTCATCGGTCTCCCCGACGCTGCTGTCATCCGCACGATCACGGTGCTCGTCATCGCCTGCCCGCACGCGCTGGGCCTGGCCATCCCGCTGGTCGTCTCCATCGCCACCGAACGCGCCGCCCGGGGCGGCGTTCTCGTCAAGGACCGGCTCGCGCTCGAGAGCATGCGAACCGTCGATACAGTGCTGTTCGACAAGACCGGCACCCTCACCAAGGGCGAGCCCGTCGTCTCCGAGGTCTCCGTTGCCGATGGCGCCGACCCTGACCGGGTGCTCGCGCTGGCGGCCGCCGCAGAGGCCGACAGCGAGCACCCGCTCGCGAAGGCCATCGTCCGCGCGGCCGCCGACAGGAAGCTCACCGTCCCCCGAAGTGTCGACTTCACCTCGTCACCTGCCGTGGGCGTTACGGCGACCGTTGAGGGGAAGATCATCCGAGTCGGTGGACCGCACCTGCTCACCGAGGAGAACGCCGATGAGCTTCCGGTCGCCGATCAGTGGCGTGCGGATGGCGCGATCATCCTCCATGTCATCCAGGACGGCCGCGTCGTCGGAGCCCTGAAGCTCGCCGACGAGGTGCGTTCGGAGTCCCGGGAAGCCGTCGACGCTCTCCACGCGCTCGGCGTGCAGGTCGTGATGATCACCGGCGATGCGGATGCCGTGGCTCGGGCTGTCGCCCAAGACCTCGGCATCGACCGCGTCTTCGCCGGAGTACGCCCGGAGGACAAGGCCGCCAAGGTCCAACAACTCCAGAACGAGGGCCGTAAGGTCGCAATGGTCGGCGACGGGGTCAACGACGCCCCTGCCCTCGCGCAGGCCGACGTTGGGCTGGCGATCGGTGCGGGCACAGATGTCGCGATCGCGTCGGCTGGTGTCATCCTCGCAAGCGACGACCCCCGCTCGGTACTCTCCGTGATCGAACTGTCACGGGCTTCGTACCGGAAGATGAAGCAGAATCTCTGGTGGGCTGCCGGATACAACATCATCTCCGTCCCCCTCGCCGCCGGCGTCCTCGCCCCCATCGGATTCGTGCTCCCGATGTCGGTCGGAGCGATCCTCATGTCACTATCCACCATCGTCGTCGCCCTCAACGCACAACTGCTGCGCCGACTCGACCTCCGCCCCGACACCACGACCCGCGTCATCCTGAACCGCTGA
- a CDS encoding metal-sensitive transcriptional regulator — translation MTDTTVPTTSCNHAEHGYITDKARYLARLKRIEGQSRGIHRMVEDEKYCIGILTQISALTSALRSVAVGLLEDHLRHCVADAARAGSDIAEEKVQEASQAIARLVR, via the coding sequence ATGACTGATACCACCGTCCCTACAACATCCTGCAACCACGCAGAGCACGGGTACATCACGGACAAAGCCCGCTACCTTGCTCGCCTCAAGCGCATCGAAGGACAATCACGCGGCATCCACCGCATGGTCGAGGACGAGAAGTACTGCATTGGCATCCTCACTCAGATCTCCGCACTGACCAGCGCCTTGCGGAGCGTTGCCGTCGGGCTCCTCGAAGACCACCTGCGTCACTGTGTGGCAGATGCAGCTCGCGCCGGCAGCGACATCGCCGAAGAGAAGGTGCAGGAAGCGTCTCAGGCGATCGCCCGCCTCGTTCGCTGA
- a CDS encoding class I SAM-dependent methyltransferase, producing MAEEPTRKIDGSAGDADYGVIGTTYSDYRRPDPRIAQVVWDALGDARTVLNVGAGAGSYEPTGRDVTAVEPSASMRAQRPESLSVAIDVVAESLPFPDKTFDAAMTTFSVHQWGELDAGLAEMRRVTRGPIVILTCDPELLDRFWLREYAPDVISTEGRRYPAMSRLAAGLGGEVSVDPVPIPFDCTDGFNEAYYGRPEELLVAGARAACSAWSFVDPEQAETYTARLAAAIGSGEWDAKYGPLREQPTFEGSLVLVRTMPAA from the coding sequence GTGGCTGAAGAACCGACACGAAAGATCGACGGCAGCGCGGGCGATGCGGACTACGGGGTGATCGGGACGACCTACAGCGACTATCGCCGACCAGATCCGCGGATCGCACAGGTCGTCTGGGACGCACTCGGCGACGCGCGAACGGTGCTGAACGTGGGAGCGGGCGCAGGGAGCTACGAACCGACCGGACGCGACGTGACGGCCGTCGAGCCTTCGGCCAGCATGCGTGCGCAGCGCCCCGAGTCACTGAGCGTCGCGATCGACGTCGTCGCCGAATCACTCCCCTTCCCGGACAAGACGTTCGACGCGGCGATGACGACGTTTTCCGTGCACCAGTGGGGCGAGCTCGACGCGGGTCTCGCGGAGATGAGGCGGGTGACGCGGGGACCCATCGTGATTCTCACGTGTGATCCGGAGCTGCTCGATCGGTTCTGGCTCAGGGAGTACGCACCGGACGTCATCTCGACGGAGGGACGTCGGTACCCGGCGATGTCGCGCCTCGCTGCGGGACTGGGCGGCGAGGTCTCCGTGGATCCGGTGCCGATTCCCTTCGACTGCACCGATGGATTCAACGAGGCGTACTACGGGCGCCCCGAAGAGTTGCTCGTTGCAGGAGCGCGCGCCGCGTGTTCCGCGTGGAGTTTCGTGGATCCGGAACAGGCGGAGACGTACACGGCGCGGCTGGCGGCCGCGATCGGATCCGGCGAGTGGGATGCGAAGTACGGCCCGCTTCGCGAGCAGCCGACTTTCGAGGGGTCACTCGTGCTCGTTCGCACGATGCCCGCGGCATAG
- a CDS encoding PspC domain-containing protein encodes MDPLVRPRNGRVIAGVCRAVANRFGWSTTLVRVLAVLAVLFAGLSLWAYVLLWIVIPNE; translated from the coding sequence ATGGACCCACTCGTACGCCCACGCAATGGCCGCGTCATCGCTGGCGTGTGCCGTGCGGTTGCGAACCGCTTCGGCTGGAGCACGACGCTGGTGCGAGTCTTGGCCGTGCTCGCCGTCCTGTTCGCGGGATTGTCGCTGTGGGCCTACGTTCTGCTCTGGATCGTCATCCCCAACGAGTAA